DNA from Malus sylvestris chromosome 11, drMalSylv7.2, whole genome shotgun sequence:
GGGCCTGCTTATTTCTTGGCTTTTCACATACTCACAGGACAAACCTCTATTCTCTTAGTCAACATCTTGGCAGGTGATGTTTCACTGTTGACCCACCCCAACTGTCCCTGTTAGCGATCTGGCTGACttgtccaatttcataaattaaattttggtgTCATATGATCAAATATAGACACAATCACATGAAATTCAATCTCCCAatcactttttatttatttgttgacCGATAAGTCAGTCAGCTAAAACCACGTATTTCTAATAAAATCTAATTTaagtcttttattttcaatatgtAAATTTGCGAAAATATCTATGGATAGATGGATATTGATTTCCCTTTgagaaaatgataaaatttgtcaaaacgtagaaatttaaaataaaactttagGGATTGTCAAattagaacaaaatataaatactTTTATGATATTTAACGATGTGTAAGAAATATCGATGAAAATGCTAACCTTAtcgaaaaaatttcaaacattgattgtaaaaaaagaaaatgacttttatttgtttgtattttttgcACTACAATCCCATTTCTGTGCACAAACTACAGAAAAATAATTCAATCTTGCCacccaaaaaatgaaaataaaataatattacatTTCCGCAAGGAAAGAGAAGTGTTTGGTGGGGACCAAAAAGCACACAACATACCCTTCGACTCTTTCCAACCAGCCATTcaagaattttgaattttccactaagaaatataatttcttcctcttttttttccccTCTTTTTACTCTCTCAAACCACCAACTAATAAGTTCCTTGAACCTCAAGTAAACAAATTTAAGAGGACCACAACACATCTAACCCTAACCCAATTTGCCTGCAACTCCCTTTGCTTGTTTTCCAAAACTACATAACACATGGGGCTCTTATCTGTACACAGCAGCTCCTTGGATTCTTCTCTGTTTCACTTGCATGAAAGCAACGAATCTGACAAGTGTCAAGGCTTGTCAACCCATTCATTCTCGGCAATAATCCTTCCTGAGCCACGGCCGCCCATCTTCCCAAAAGAACCAAGTGCCGATAAGCTCTTGAAGCTGCTGCTGCCCTCGCTGAAGTTTCGGGACCTCCTTGCCTTTCTTAGTTTGGAGGAATTGTTATCTTCGGTGTCATGATCACCATCATCACAACTTTTGATCTTTGCAACTACCAAATGGGCAATTGGGCTTCGGCAGAATGGGCAAACTGGTGGCGTAAGGCATAATGTAGTTGGATTTGGCTTCTTGTGGCAGCAGAGAGCTAGAGTGCATTGTGCACACATTTGGTGACCGCAATTCTGGACTTCAATTGTACACACCTGCTCAAAGCATATGCAGCATTGATCTAATTCGCTTTCCTGCAATAAAACGTCTGAATTAATACTTTGGTCCCCGcgcattaaacaatatgataAATGTCTCTATAATTCACGACTGCTGAATATGTCTCCTTGACCTACTAAATCCGAAAACTGTAGGAAAAAATGAGGTGCATCCTACACTAGTAAAGATCTAATTCAGCAGCAAGATCAAAATTTAATGCTTCGAATGGGGACGATAGCCAAGGAAAACACATGAAGCGAAGACAAAATAGTCAGAGTGTTCCAAATGCAAGGATTCAGAAAACTATCATGGGACTCATGGTCCAGTTCACTGTAAGGAAAACAAAGCTCATGACTTCTGATTTTTGATCAGAAACACAGCTTCTGATTTTAAAGAACAAGATAATTCTTatgccgaaaaaaaaaaaacaaaaaaagaccAAGGTaattcaaaacatttaaaaattttCTGTCTAAGCAACCAAGTTCATTGACTCCGTCTTTCAGAAACACTAAATTAAAGGACAAGACAGCAACTTGTCAATCCAAAATTAGAACAACAGACCTCACTCATGTAATGTCTTAGACaattaagaagaaaagataTTTCATTGGGTGGTTAGATTTCAATCAAACTCTTTTTGGTTATTGAGTAGCAGTGAGAAAGTGGGTGAGACCCACCATAAGCTCCTACTTAACATAATAGACATACTTGAatatgaagaaagagagggTGGGAAATTACCACAGATATATTGTCATCCGTCCCTGCATCAGAATGCGACGGAGATGGAAGAGAGTAAGCAGTTCCTTTCAAGATGTTCTTTTCCCTTTCCCTGTTTGCCTCCATTAAGGCCTGTTCTAGTAGAGCTTTTGCTTCCTGATTAAGCTCACTAATAAACTTTAAAGGTGCTGGCCACACAAGAGGCTCAGCTGATGAAGGATTTAGCATGGCCGCACAAGCTCTGTGTTTGTGTTTCAAAGCAACTATATATGGTATTCTCCTGCATATATAAAAGCACATAACATATAAGCTCAAATGGAGTTTCAAAAATCACATTAAGGGATATGATCATCCATTCAGGTGGTCCTAAACAAGAAAAGATTCGAGCAATTTGAAGGTGAAACAAAATGATTATACCATGAGACGATGTAAAACATAGCTCAAGAATTTAGTTTTGTAtataaattaagaaatgaaagtATTACTCAATTTTAGAAAGGAATGAAATTATACCCCGATGAATCTCTTTGAACACGATCTGCACCCCATGCCAACAATCCCCGTATGCAATCCAGAGATCCCCCACTAGCCGCCAAATGAAGTGGAGTGCTCCCAGGGAAGCTGTAAAAAGAAATTCATCAATGTACAGAACAGAACTAACGCTGCTGATTAATCGGGATTAAGAATTTCAGCACAATTCTTACCCATATCTACCAGTTGAAGCAGACACAAGAGCCCCGTTGTCTAACAGAATATGTACACATTCAGGCCTACTTCGACGTGCTGCCAAATGCAACGGTGTTGCTCCTTTACCGTCTCTAATATTCACAAATCGGGCAAATCCCCTGAAATCCAATCCAACTCATGTTATCGATAAGCAAATAGCCAGAGTAATCAAGGAGGGGACCGAATCAGTGTGGAGAGTAAAAGGAGACCAACCAGGAAACAGAAACAGGACTCGAACGAGCAGTAGAAACAATAGCTTGAAGGCAACCGGAATGGCCATAGTAAGCGGCATAATGCAAGCAAGTTCTTCCGTTGAGGGAATCAAACATCAATACCTGATTAATATCCCACCATGATTTCATAGTTAGTATTTAGAAATACGAACAAAATTTTGCAAatcaaagacaaaaacaaaaagttggGATTTTACACATACATTTGCTCCTGCTTCAAGAAGCTTTTGCACGCAGGAGATCTTGCCATGCATTGCAGCCAGCATCAATGGAGTCTGAACCATTTCcaataaacaaaaccatgagacaATTAGAACaagaaaaacagaacaaaacaaaaaatatcaaaattccaaaattttcacATTCGGAGccaaaagtaaataaaattaCCTGCTTGTGACGATTTAACGCATCTGGATTTACAGATCGTTTTAACAGCATAGAAAGAATCTGCGAATCAAAGTAAAAACGGAGAAACAAGATCATGAATCAAACATCTAAACCGCATAAagatttcccaaaaaaaaaaaaaagattaaccaCCAAGaataaaaaacccagaaacaccCATTTGCCAAAAATCTAGAAGAACTCGAAAAAATCATTGATTTTCTGAAATCCCAATGAAGCAAAAGAGTCAATACGAAGAAACCACCTTGATCTGGCCGTTAGCGGCGGCGATATGAAGAGCAGAGTGGCGGTCGTAGACGGTGGAGTGGCGTAGGAGAGTCGGGTCTCTCTCTAACACATCTTCCACAGTGTCCAGCTCCCCAAATTGTACGGCTCTGAACAGCCCATGTACGTCACTCTCTCTGCAACTCAATCCCtgacccatctctctctctctagtttctCTCTCTTAAACTCAAGTAATGGAGTCAATGGGAGCACTTCATTAAGCTGTATCTTTGAGCCACCTTCACCTGAAGGCAGAAGGTGGTGgcctccatctccaactgaataTAAAGGTTTCACATTTATGCATTTCAAGtagagagaggaggagagagagagctttggaGAAAGGGAAGCTGACCGAGTCAGTGTTCGGGCAGTCGCTGGGATTGACTACGGGCAGTTAGATTTGATTCCGAAACAGTACGATGGGCCAACCAGCGACACCCAGTTTGATTAAATGAATCGCAGCCGTTGCAATTTTTACTCTATTTTTCCAGTCGTTGGATTGGAAATAATAAGGCTGCTATTGTTGAAATTAGGGATGTTTAATTTGATATTAGGAAAATGGTTTACCGTGTTGAAGTTTGACTGTATTTACTATTTAGTTTTGGGCAGAAGGACAACTGAATTGACGGTGTCTAActtggacaaggattgtttcCCTCTCACTTCCAGTGCCCTTTCATATCCTTCTGTTTATaaggtcacggttaaaccacgtcaacattttatattactatttatttttatcttattatctctataaaaaaaatataaaatgttaacgtggcttaactaTGATCATACAAAACAGAAAGGCACGGAAATACATGGGGGACAGACTTGTCCGTCTAACTTTGCATAATTATTTAGGCATGTACTACAATATTTTAGTATATTAAATTGGGTGTTAAGTTTTTATATGTCGTGAGTATCGAGTTCGAAACGTTtcattttataaattattataataatttaaaacttTTTTCTCTGTTaataataagattttttttaatgcaaaGATTCTTTTTCGTTTTCACATAAATAATATTGACGAAGTGGAGTAATGATTTTTCATCTCTTTTTTAATTGGATTTATCGagtaaatggtttttttttttttaagtcaaaTTAAATATGGAGCAATGTTGCATGCATCatcctctataaaaaataataatgctgCATGGATCTTACTTTGCATTACGTGCATGCCATTAATTTGTTGGGAAATACTATATATTGACAATATTGAAATTtggggtgggcacgggccgaGCCGGGTTCAAAATTGAAGGGACCGGATCGAACTCGCTTGAAAATACAATAGGCCCAATATTTACCTAATATTATTTCTCACTCAAACTATGCACACAAGACTATACATGTGAACAAGGATTGTCGTTTTAAGAACTTTCGTCAAAGTTACCAAAAATGAACTCTTGCATCAAAAGCctaaatgaaaaacaaattaaatccaGCCAAGTCTAGTAATGGAAGtttgtaataaaataaaatattaaagtgATTAATTGTATAAGGTGATTGAGCTTGGCCTTAGAAGTAAGAACCACAAGAAACACCCTACACGAAACTCCACCCTACACGAAACTAACTCTCGGCAACAAAACGTGGATTAAAGATCAGTAAACACTTTGTTTAATCAACAAAATAAACTAATTTAAGTAATGGAGACTTTTCTCTTTCAAGCAGGAACcagattaattctttaatttgttttttctaaTACTTTGAGTTTGCATGAATACCTCCTCCTTTCACACTTGCCGTCGGCAAAGGCAGAatggttatttgtttttgtttttaatgaattttaaatACTGGGATCGGTACTTTTGTTTTACTTTCCCACCCTTTTGTCGGTGTTGATatatttagggtaaattacattttatcttTAAGTTTAAGTTCAATtgtaatttcatatttcatctATAAAATATTACAATGTTATATAAGACTTACCATTTGGTTACAATGTCATACATCTATTATTCAATCCATTTATTTCGCTATTAAATGATGAGTTGACAaaataaaactcatattttatattgatgtgGAGGacaacttcaatttttttttattttttttttacaaaaaaacagATAATTGACTAACGAACGTATGATATTGCAACCAATCTATAAGTTTGTGTATAacattataatgttttatatatgAGGTATAAGGTTATAATTGCACACAAACTTGAAAGTGCAAGTAATTTATGTAAAGTTCTGTGAATGGTAATGTGTGACAATTGGTTtacttgagaaacaaatcaCTTGATTATTCAGTGATGTGCAATTCGAGTAAATTAAGAGTCCTAGTTAGGTAAGAATTGTGGAGTCTTAAATCATTGCATCTAATCTAGGAGAATAATCTAGAGTTTCAAATACAAAGATATTGCATCATGATAGAACTCAATCAAGGTGATAGGGTTGACCTTCGTAGCTGTTAATAGGCTGACTAATAAGGAACCCCAATGGTATATAAATACTAGGTTAAGTCCATGCTTCCATATGTTGAATTCCTAGAATTCTAAAACCTATTCATATAGTATAGtaatattttggagtattggaagGAAAAGACAACCTTGTGAACTCATATTTTGTCATCCGGAAGAGACATGTCTTTCCTATTCTACAGATAAGTTCAATATAATTAGTTCAtctctattttatattgatttgatttattcgtgatcccaatatcttttattttttggtaaaacGTGATCTAAATgtcttgttgttgtgatttcataaaataTCTTACAATTTAccctatattttaatttttaactacCTCAGTGAATATTATTCTTCTGTTCGATAAACTATAAATTAGTTTACATAAATTTATCTATACTATAAAAAATgagatttaaatttaaatacttaaaaaaacaCATTACTCTAACTACCTTAGTTATGCTCAAATCTGTTGGCAATGAATATTATTTCCTCAAGTTaatcccccttttttttttcagacatATTGTTGGGGGCCACAATTGATATTTTGGAACTTGAATGCTTATTTGCAATGAAGCAAGGGATATTTGTCAAATAAAAGCTACTTAATCATATAATCAATAATAATTGGGTTTCCCTTTTTAATCATAATCATTAATAATTGGGTTTCTCTTTTTCTGttattctttcattttctttttgacGCTGATGCCTTCTATAGTGGATCAGAATCTTAGGTTAAGATGGACCGTACAAGTGTAATAAGCTGGTACTTGTATTTTAAGctaataaaatttgataataCTTGATGTCTTTCAGAAGATTGTGCCTCTTTTGGTTAAGAAaactaaagaagaagaagacgatgaTTACGTCTCAATGTGCAGTGGAATCATAAGAGCACAGTTAACCAACAATGCCACATGGTTAGAGGGAGGTTTCATTTAGTAATGTTCTTTATTAGGGAGACAATCTCGTTGAATTTACAGGAAATTTTGGGTCTACCGTTAATAATTCATGTGTTATTATATGAATGAACTAATATGTCATAACATGTAATTGGATTGATAATATCACGTGGTGTTGTGATAGTCGTAttaaaaactttttttaattgaaaatgtttatcaaaatataaaatatagaacatttaggattacaaattcagaaaaaaaaatattttaatttcatatatatatatatatatatatataaagattgaAAATATATGTGCAACAAATGTGTTAGCATTTAAATTTACAAAATTCTCAAATGATCACTTAAACAGGTATATCACATTCGTCCTGATTGTTTTAATTCATAAAATGAATGTCTCATTCAAGTTGAGAGGGTGTTATGTGGTCTATAACTATTTGAATAAGTTAATGTAATTCTTctggaacttacatgtaaatcttcgTATTAATATCCTCATGGAGAAACGCATAAGCACATTAATATGCTGCAATCAATCACAAAGCATTTAAGAGAAGCCATGCGTCATAAGATGTGCATTCTGACTatttcattaatctcattacgcttcctttCTCACTTATAACATGATAGGGTTACCTTGTGCAGTGCATAAGTGATAGGTCCAAACACACTTTGATAAGGAATCTAATTTAACATGGATTGTCAtttgaccaatcggttctatgttgtcacttaatcaaaggaacacggttcgatatcgttgttttttcatttatgtcagtagctaccatataagtgaaacatcatctatgataatctcattccaatttcATATCTCACCCAAACAAGTAAATTGGATCAAGCAGTTCATGTCTCGGGATAATCCAGATTAATCTTATGAGATGGACTGGTTGAGATAGCGATCAAGTAGGGATTCATTTTGTGCCCATATTCTTCCTCTTGCAGGGAAGTAAATCCTACAAATTGAGTGATATGTCATGCTTCTAGCCAAGGATAGATGATTGGCTAACCACCATTTGTACCATGTTGTCCATACATGGGTGACATGCCCTATCAGGGATGACAAATCATCCTTCAGGGGCGGCACATCCATTGAGAGATGTTAGCTCGACGTTAGTTAGATACgtctatatttatattataaaactaattattgagagagagagagagtagaggaGGTGCGGctagagaagagagaaggagataAGGGATTGGGAATTTTGTGTGTTATTCCTCATGCCTAGTACATCTATTTAATCATGATGAGCTTTAGTACTTGCCTTACAAGTTATGCAAGTTGTACAAAGAAAGAATCTTTTGGATCCTATaaagccatctccaaccgatggttggccagatggctcgttttagccctctggccctccaagatcctccaagatattaatattttaatgaacaatacatgGCCAGATTTGTCTTtgtctccaatcgagggccagagagctcgttttagccctgtcacaaaaaaccgtctcaaATCGAGGGCTAGAGGGCCATaaggtcaaacataatttattatttaaaaactacaacttaaaataaaatgaaacaaattttgtgaaatagaagttataggaaaaatggaatttaaaaaaaatatgaaacaaattttgtaaaataaaagttataggaaaaaatagaagttatatgaaaatttttgtaaataaaaaataataataaaactgtaaaaaaaaaaaaaatcaaatgcaacggctactagccgttgcatttgaattttttcttaagaaatcctgtcggttataaccgactgGAATACATTGATATTATTTAGTATAAAtgtattactgtcggttattaAGTAATATAATGTATTCATGTcggctataaccgacagaaataacaaaacattaaaaaaaaaatggctacCCTCGAGCTGGCTGGTTGGCTACATGCAGCCAACCCTCCAGCCCTTCAGCCCTTTCCAATtctgtggggccctcccagattctaGAGCCCTCTTGCCTAGTCCTCGGTTAGAGACGGTTTCGGGTTATTTTCGTCCATCTGGCCATTTGGAcccttcgattggagatgacctaagaTCCTTGTAGTTCTACTACTTCTCGTTTACACAGTCACACTAATTATAAAATACTATTCACAACAACATTTacaatttagggtttttgttaaaaaaaaaaaaagatggaaaaTGCATTGATGTAACTACAAGTCTACAATTAAGCATAATGCATCTGACCCATGAATGGACTTATTCTACTTTTTAAGCATAGTGGTACATATTTTTAAAGGTCTGAATTTTGAAATTCTCATTttcacactatttataaaaataaaaaaaaataaaaataaaaactaagaaTCATGCATGGAATTATTCTACTTTTTGTATTTACCATTGCTTGAGAATTGATGTGCCCCTTTTATTAGGTGCCCTTGAGATTGCTTATTTCctaaaccctatatatatatatatatatatatacaccaaaTCAAATTCTACCATAACCAACTGTTGATGAAAGCAATTCCCTCTTCCCATTTTGGCATGCCAAGTGCTTATATGTAACTAATTCCTCCGTCACAATACAGAAAAGATATTTTAGAAGAAGAAGGTCATTACTAAAGTTAAGGATCGAATGAAGCCCTAGTGCGTAGTGAATCCCCTCGCTCCCTATATTATTGGATATTGCAGCATCTGAGTACCGATTACTAACAAAACACTCATGCTTTTGTCCACCATGCAGAAATTAATAAGGACAATACAGAAATTTTATGGGGATGCACATATCTCATTGTTTGTGAATAATGTATATTAATCgtattaattttataaacagCATCGTTTAGTTTCTTAATATTAGATCAGTTTCAATTCGGAAATCGTTTATGCATCCCACTACATAAAACAAGTCGGCATTAAGAACAAAATTATTGTTATGGAACGATATTTACACAATGTCCCCACCTACATTAGCAACAAAATGattcaaaatttaaatacaATTAAAGAAAGATCCACCCACCATCTATCCCATTATTGGTGATCACATAGAAGGGCCCCTTATTTTGATAGGGACTCGCATGCAAAGCGGATTATGTGGTCAGAAGGTTACATACAATTGCCATATATGCAATGGTTCGTGTACATAGTTGTTATTTGGTAGCCAACTTGTAttagtataatatatttagCCACAAATCgcgattttaattgattaacaAATAAAGAATCAAAGATATTTTGAAGAAGACATTTTCTTTGCTTAGAGGGTGTAGGGGAGTATTTCTTATATTCACGTCATGTACCAATCAAACATAAAGCCTTTCTTGTTTCGTCCTCTTGCTTTTCTCACCAGGCAATCCAATCCCAAGCCCCCCACTTGATCAGCAGACGTTAAAAATGTAAAGCAGTGCACCCAAATTTAGCAAAGCTTTTTGCATGGCCAACCTAATATAGAAAAAGGGCCGGCCTCAATATCATGACGTTTTGTTgagtaatgttaggaagattATGTTTTTAGATCAAATTTGTAAATCTTGTGATGTAtcatcaatagaaaataagtacgttaatcaatacttatGTAATagtccaatcatcaacaaccatgtTATATGACttacaaaatttgatctaaATGGATGGTCTTTCTAGCATTACCTGTTTATTTTTGCTTTTTGAATTTTACTTTAGGATAGTGCGAtttacacactcatttttacctccCAAAAacccttattaatttttggTCAGTTCGTTTGATTCAACTGCCGAAAATTAAGAAGGGTATGAAAGGTCAAAATGGGTGTATGGATAACACTAtgatgatgtgtcactaataagaaacaagcacgttaatcgacactcaattaataatccaatcatctacaaccatatcatttggtttaaaaattttggACTCTTTAAaattaccctattttattaagagtaatgctagggagactaaatttaaagactaaattttggaaactaaatgacataaaagtttatgattgatttataatataagcgttgataaacgtgcttattctattggtgacacataatttagtttAGTTTTTCTAGCATTACTCATTTTATTAATGTTAATTAAGAGCATAAACGTGTTGATGACTAACTgatcattaattaattttaagtCTTACAATGGATTCTTCTCAAATCAGCAACTAGGAACCAATCTCATGCACATGAATGACTAACGTTAATAAACATGATTTTAACGTTGTaactaaaaaaattcaaatatctaCGTCAACATATGTTTGTAAACAATAACCAAGTCGTCAAGCTTTAAACTTTGAAGATAGTTTCTTCACACAATAGTTTTCCCTTATGGGTAGGCAATGCACCTGAAAGAgatctttaattttattaaaatctaaattctcTAATCGTTTTGGTATATTATTTGACGGAGAATCGTTGAATCTGTGAAACACACAATTGACAGATAAAGTTCTCTTAGTAAATTTAGATTCAGGAAATAATCAATATAATTACTGATTTACAATCTGCAATATAAGGATATTATGTTTGTAGACAATCTGACAAGGGAACATTTCTTCacattcaaattaaaaatacaagGAATTCATCTTCTATTATCCATCAATCATATGTTTGGTAACTAGGATTGAACATCATATTCAAAACATATTGACGTAAAAAATGAAGGTCAACTTTCAAATTTTGTTCAGATTAAAAGAATTAGATAATTAGTCATAAGGT
Protein-coding regions in this window:
- the LOC126590615 gene encoding putative E3 ubiquitin-protein ligase XBAT31, producing MGQGLSCRESDVHGLFRAVQFGELDTVEDVLERDPTLLRHSTVYDRHSALHIAAANGQIKILSMLLKRSVNPDALNRHKQTPLMLAAMHGKISCVQKLLEAGANVLMFDSLNGRTCLHYAAYYGHSGCLQAIVSTARSSPVSVSWGFARFVNIRDGKGATPLHLAARRSRPECVHILLDNGALVSASTGRYGFPGSTPLHLAASGGSLDCIRGLLAWGADRVQRDSSGRIPYIVALKHKHRACAAMLNPSSAEPLVWPAPLKFISELNQEAKALLEQALMEANREREKNILKGTAYSLPSPSHSDAGTDDNISVESELDQCCICFEQVCTIEVQNCGHQMCAQCTLALCCHKKPNPTTLCLTPPVCPFCRSPIAHLVVAKIKSCDDGDHDTEDNNSSKLRKARRSRNFSEGSSSFKSLSALGSFGKMGGRGSGRIIAENEWVDKP